A window from Salvia miltiorrhiza cultivar Shanhuang (shh) chromosome 2, IMPLAD_Smil_shh, whole genome shotgun sequence encodes these proteins:
- the LOC131008867 gene encoding 40S ribosomal protein S27-2-like translates to MFKTLGLLTLRGALSSLSLSLSTAKMVLSNDYDLLNPPAELEKRKHKLKRLVQSPNSFFMDVKCQGCFNITTVFSHSQTVVVCGNCQTVLCQPTGGRARLTEGCSFRRKGD, encoded by the exons ATGTTTAAAACCCTAGGTTTGCTTACGCTGCGTGGagctctctcttctctctctctctctctctctacagcCAAGATG GTTCTCTCCAATGATTACGATTTGCTCAACCCACCGGCCGAGCTTGAGAAGAGGAAGCACAAGCTCAAGCGCCTCGTGCAATCCCCCAACTCCTTCTTCATG GATGTCAAGTGTCAGGGTTGCTTTAACAT AACAACTGTTTTCAGCCACTCCCAAACCGTTGTTGTGTGTGGAAACTGTCAGACAGTGCTGTGCCAACCCACTGGTGGCCGTGCCCGCCTCACCGAGGGCTGCTCCTTCCGAAGAAAGGGCGATTGA
- the LOC131008866 gene encoding MDIS1-interacting receptor like kinase 2-like — MRDFGITTRVLIIAIVMIKAAEASRSSEMQALMKFGWPRDDINSTTHHCNWTGITCDDAGHINALLLSHTTLSFKYFDVFAFPHLTRINLTFCRLNGTIPPQIGSLSKLTHLDLSHNKLNGEMPLSLSNLTNLQVLDISHNYYISGVIPPEIASLSKLTHLDLSNNALYTHLPLSLANLTNLRLLDISHNRVSGVIPPGIGYLQHLIVLDLSRNRISGSLPSTMSQLTRLELLKLEGNMLRGVFEAGIQKLPSIKTISLSQNWIKGRIPFEFGDVANAQFLKIDLSQNYLRGRVPESLSHLERIDLAYNRLEGRIPPDIWRKFPEKSFIGNPKLRSPNGSRITPIVMEDAKYPRIRISYAVIAVVTLFGSVFLFSSGFILIFCLRRKADSVTSHDDQRHGDIFKIWNFDGNIAHQHIIQATANFDFRYCIGTGAYGSVYRARLPSGKVVAVKKLQRFEGENPNYDKCFRNEAKLLSEIRHRHIVKLFGYCLHKRSMFLIYDYMERGSLFSVLKDVKEAIELDWKKRVNVVKGIANALSYMHHDCRPPILHRDISSSNILLNSQFEGCLSDFGTARLLDPDSSNQTLLVGTRGYIAPELAFTMVVTEKCDVYSFGVLALEIMCGDHPGDFVSSMTMMKISTQYAQNLMVQQLLDKRLASPEEDVRVSREIVGVVKTALKCISSDPKSRPSMKEVSQKLAANPPRLSMPFRSISVLQLLHSD; from the exons ATGAGGGATTTTGGGATTACGACTCGCGTTTTGATCATCGCCATAGTGATGATCAAAGCAGCAGAAGCAAGCAGGAGCAGCGAAATGCAGGCATTGATGAAATTTGGGTGGCCACGTGATGATATCAACTCCACTACTCATCACTGCAACTGGACCGGCATTACTTGTGATGATGCTGGCCATATCAACGCTCTACTTCTCTCTCATACTACTCTTAGTTTTAAGTattttgatgtgtttgcttttCCACATCTCACTAGAATTAATCTCACCTTTTGTCGCCTCAATGGAACCATCCCACCACAGATAGGTTCTCTCTCCAAACTAACTCATCTCGATTTGTCACACAATAAACTCAACGGTGAAATGCCTCTCTCGCTTTCCAATCTCACTAACTTACAAGTCCTTGACATTTCTCATAACTATTACATTTCCGGTGTCATTCCTCCGGAGATAGCAAGCTTATCCAAACTAACTCATCTTGATTTGTCAAACAATGCACTCTACACTCATCTGCCTCTCTCACTTGCAAATCTCACTAACTTACGGCTGCTTGACATTTCTCATAACAGAGTTTCCGGTGTCATTCCGCCCGGAATAGGTTACCTCCAGCATTTGATTGTTCTTGATTTGAGCCGCAACAGAATCAGTGGCTCTCTGCCCTCCACTATGAGCCAATTAACTCGATTGGAATTATTGAAATTGGAAGGCAATATGTTGAGAGGTGTTTTTGAAGCAGGAATACAAAAGCTTCCTTCAATTAAAACGATAAGCCTCAGCCAGAATTGGATTAAAGGAAGGATACCTTTCGAGTTTGGAGATGTTGCTAATGCACAGTTTTTGAAGATTGATCTGTCTCAGAACTATCTTCGTGGTAGAGTTCCCGAATCTCTTTCGCATTTGGAAAGAATCGATTTGGCCTACAATCGTTTAGAAGGCCGGATTCCACCAGACATCTGGCGTAAATTTCCGGAGAAATCGTTCATCGGCAATCCAAAGTTACGTTCTCCAAATGGATCCAGGATCACTCCAATTGTGATGGAGGACGCCAAATATCCTCGAATACGAATAAGTTATGCTGTTATTGCTGTGGTGACACTATTTGGAAGTGTGTTTTTGTTTTCATCAGGTTTTATTCTAATCTTTTGCTTAAGACGGAAAGCAGACTCAGTCACATCTCATGATGACCAGAGACATGGAGACATATTCAAGATATGGAACTTCGATGGAAACATCGCCCATCAACACATCATCCAAGCAACAGCAAACTTCGATTTCAGATACTGCATTGGAACTGGAGCTTATGGGAGCGTCTACAGAGCTCGACTGCCAAGTGGAAAAGTTGTTGCAGTTAAAAAGCTTCAAAGATTCGAAGGAGAAAATCCTAATTATGACAAGTGTTTTAGGAATGAAGCCAAGCTTCTCTCTGAAATACGTCATCGCCATATTGTCAAGCTTTTCGGTTATTGCCTGCACAAACGGAGCATGTTCCTCATCTACGACTACATGGAAAGAGGAAGTTTGTTTAGTGTGTTGAAGGACGTGAAGGAAGCGATTGAGTTAGATTGGAAGAAGAGGGTAAATGTGGTGAAGGGCATTGCAAACGCCCTATCTTACATGCATCACGATTGCAGGCCGCCAATTCTGCACAGAGACATTTCGAGCAGCAACATACTCTTGAATTCACAGTTTGAAGGTTGTTTATCTGATTTCGGAACAGCTAGATTATTGGATCCAGATTCATCCAATCAGACTCTACTAGTGGGAACTCGCGGCTATATTGCACCTG AGTTGGCCTTTACCATGGTGGTGACAGAAAAATGCGATGTGTACAGCTTCGGAGTTTTGGCATTGGAAATCATGTGTGGAGATCATCCGGGGGATTTCGTATCCTCCATGACCATGATGAAGATATCCACACAGTATGCTCAAAACTTGATGGTGCAACAACTCTTGGACAAGAGACTAGCATCTCCAGAGGAAGATGTAAGAGTGTCTAGGGAAATTGTTGGAGTGGTGAAAACAGCACTCAAATGCATAAGCTCTGATCCAAAGTCGCGGCCGTCTATGAAGGAGGTGTCTCAGAAACTTGCTGCGAACCCACCACGCTTGTCAATGCCCTTTCGCTCCATATCAGTGCTACAACTCTTGCATTCAGATTGA
- the LOC131008861 gene encoding two-component response regulator-like APRR1 isoform X1, protein MENSEMGKAGDGFIDRSKVRILLCDNDVRSSEEVFTLLCKCSYQVTAVKSPRQVIDALNAEGPDIDIILAEVDLPMSKGLKMLKYITRDKELRRIPVIMMSAQDEVPLVVKCLKFGAADYLVKPLRTNELLNLWTHMWRRRRMLGLVEKNIISYDFDLVVSDHSDDANTNSTTLFSDDTDDKSRKSTNPEMCISTHQEDETATTTAAPIATVDETQRECKPDVPGISDRRTFEMRIGQILPFLKKSELKIGESSAFFTYVKASTSKNINHGFSSVPESTAQHVSFVENHILNGDVGSSIQGEKAQETLENPSPPDEQPSSNSAPESFVMDRSCTPPISVDISQQRNSKEFSQEHMHLGNDSPNDVTGCYNHTPYPYYVSGVMNQVPMSSASMYPKNLPDNHANSALIPQYNHAPQCPPHIPGMASYPYYPFGICLQPGQMPSPHPWPSFGNSTFSEVKLSKVDRREAALLKFRQKRKERCFDKKIRYVNRKKLAERRPRLRGQFVRKVNGVNVDLNGQPALTEDDEEEEEEYDEEDQTVTMELSHEDGASMCQ, encoded by the exons ATGGAGAACAGTGAGATGGGGAAGGCCGGGGATGGGTTTATTGATCGGAGTAAAGTGAGGATTTTGTTGTGTGATAATGATGTGAGAAGTTCTGAGGAGGTTTTTACACTTTTGTGTAAATGTTCCTATCAAG TGACTGCTGTAAAGTCGCCAAGACAAGTGATTGATGCACTGAATGCAGAGGGGCCTGATATAGATATTATTCTTGCTGAGGTTGACCTTCCAATGTCTAAAGGActaaaaatgttaaaatatatCACAAGGGACAAAGAGTTGCGACGAATACCAGTGATAA TGATGTCAGCTCAAGATGAGGTTCCTCTCGTTGTCAAGTGTCTCAAATTTGGAGCAGCTGACTATCTAGTGAAGCCATTACGTACAAATGAGCTGTTGAACTTGTGGACTCACatgtggagaagaaggagaatg CTGGGACTTGTGGAGAAGAACATCATAAGTTATGATTTTGATCTGGTGGTGTCAGACCACAGTGATGATGCTAACACCAATAGCACTACCTTATTTTCGGATGACACAGACGACAAGTCTCGAAAGAGTACTAACCCAGAGATGTGTATCTCAACTCACCAAGAAGATGAG ACAGCTACCACCACAGCTGCTCCTATAGCTACTGTAGATGAGACTCAACGGGAGTGTAAGCCTGACGTGCCAGGAATAAGTGACAGGCGTACATTTGAAATGAGGATAG GACAAATTTTACCGTTTTTAAAGAAGAGCGAATTGAAGATAGGTGAATCTTCTGCTTTTTTCACCTATGTCAAAGCCAGCACATCCAAAAATATCAACCATGGGTTTTCTTCTGTTCCTGAAAGTACAGCTCAACATGTGAGCTTCGTGGAGAATCACATACTGAATGGTGACGTGGGTTCGAGCATCCAAGGAGAAAAAGCTCAAGAGACCCTGGAAAACCCTTCACCACCAGATGAACAACCAAGCAGTAATAGTGCTCCTGAATCGTTTGTTATGGACAGGTCATGCACTCCTCCTATATCAGTTGACATATCTCAACAGAGGAACTCAAAGGAGTTCTCTCAGGAGCATATGCATTTAGGAAATGATTCTCCTAATGATGTGACTGGTTGTTATAACCATACCCCTTATCCTTATTACGTGTCTGGAGTAATGAATCAAGTGCCGATGTCATCAGCATCTATGTATCCCAAGAACCTACCCGACAACCATGCTAATTCTGCTTTAATTCCTCAATACAATCATGCTCCACAATGTCCTCCTCACATCCCAGGAATGGCATCTTATCCTTACTACCCGTTTGGCATATGCCTACAACCAGGTCAAATGCCTAGTCCACATCCATGGCCATCATTTGGAAATTCTACGTTCAGTGAAGTGAAGTTAAGTAAAGTCGACCGTAGAGAGGCAGCACTGCTGAAGTTTAGGCAAAAACGGAAGGAAAGGTGCTTTGACAAGAAGATCAGGTACGTGAATAGGAAAAAACTAGCAGAACGTAGACCTCGTCTAAGGGGCCAGTTTGTGAGGAAGGTAAATGGTGTTAACGTGGATCTTAATGGCCAACCTGCTCTAACCGAAGAtgatgaggaagaagaggaagagtATGATGAGGAAGATCAAACTGTTACTATGGAACTTTCACATGAGGATGGTGCTTCCATGTGCCAATAA
- the LOC131009944 gene encoding probable leucine-rich repeat receptor-like protein kinase At1g35710, with amino-acid sequence MMDFGITSRILIIVIVLMRAAEASMSREMQALMKFGWPRDDINSTTHHCNWTGITCDDAGHVAEMSLHGCNAPLCSYTTTLNLNYFDVFAFTHLTRIHLTSCGLNGTIPQQIGYLSHLTYLNLSHNPLNSELPASLADLTELQVLDISASYGIYGIIPPEIGSLSKLTHLNLSHNYLYTDMPLSLFNLTNLQVLDISNNSAIYDVIPPDIGRLSKLTHLNLSHNRLYSDLPISLSNLTNLQVLDISDSYGIFGVIPPEIGSLSKLTHLNLSRNYLYSDLPLSLSNLTNLYVLDISQNSIFGVIPPEIGSLSKLIHLDLSHNKLFSELPLSLSNLTNLQLLAISQNNIFGAIPSGIGHLQHLIVLDLSHNRISGSLPSSLSQLTRLEFLKLDANMLEGVFEAGIQMLPSIKTIGLSNNSIEGRIPFEFGDVANAQFLNIDLSQNYLRGRVPESLSHLDGIDLSNNRLEGRIPPNIWHKFPKESFLGNSKLRLPNGSRITPIAMEEAKHPRIRISYAVIAVIAVVILFGCVFLFSSGFVLTFYLRRKATSVTPHDDQRHGDIFKIWNFDGNIAHQHIIEATSDFDFGYCIGTGAYGSVYRAQLPTGKVVAVKKLHRFEGENPNYDMCFRNEAKLLSEIRHRHIVKLFGYCLHKRSMFLIYDYMERGSLFCVLKDENEAVELDWKKRVNVVNGIANALSYMHHDCSPPIVHRDISSSNILLDSQFEGCLSDFGTARLLDPDSSNQTLLVGTRGYIAPELAFTMVVTEKCDVYSFGVLALEIMCGDHPGDFVSSMTMMKRSTQFAQNLTVQQLLDKRLASPDEDVRVSREIVGVVKTALKCISCDPKSRPSMKEVSQELAANPPRLTMPLRSISMLQLMHSD; translated from the exons ATGATGGATTTTGGGATTACTAGTCGTATTTTGATCATCGTCATAGTGTTGATGAGAGCAGCAGAAGCAAGCATGAGCAGAGAAATGCAGGCATTGATGAAATTTGGGTGGCCACGTGATGATATCAACTCCACAACTCATCACTGCAACTGGACTGGCATTACTTGTGATGATGCTGGCCATGTTGCCGAGATGAGCCTCCATGGATGCAATGCTCCACTTTGTTCTTATACCACTACTCTTAATTTAAACTattttgatgtgtttgcttttaCACATCTCACTAGAATTCATCTCACCTCATGTGGCCTCAATGGAACCATCCCACAACAGATAGGTTACCTCTCCCATCTAACTTATCTCAATTTGTCTCACAATCCTCTAAATAGTGAATTGCCTGCGTCACTTGCAGATCTCACTGAATTGCAGGTGCTTGACATTTCTGCTAGTTATGGCATTTATGGTATCATTCCGCCTGAAATAGGAAGCTTATCCAAACTAACTCATCTCAATTTGTCACACAATTATCTCTATACTGATATGCCTCTCTCGCTTTTCAATCTCACTAACTTACAGGTCCTTGACATTTCTAATAACAGTGCCATTTACGATGTCATTCCACCTGATATAGGAAGATTATCTAAACTAACTCATCTCAATTTATCACACAATAGACTCTACAGTGATCTGCCTATCTCGCTTTCAAATCTCACTAACTTACAAGTCCTTGACATTTCCGATAGTTATGGCATTTTTGGTGTCATTCCGCCTGAGATAGGAAGCTTATCTAAACTAACTCATCTCAATTTGTCACGCAATTATCTCTACAGTGATCTGCCTCTCTCGCTTTCCAATCTCACTAACTTATATGTGCTTGACATTTCTCAAAACAGTATTTTTGGTGTCATTCCGCCTGAAATAGGAAGCTTATCCAAACTAATTCATCTCGATTTGTCGCACAATAAACTCTTTAGTGAGCTGCCTCTTTCGCTTTCAAATCTCACTAACTTACAGCTGCTTGCCATTTCCCAAAACAACATTTTTGGTGCCATTCCGTCGGGAATAGGCCACCTCCAGCATTTGATTGTTCTTGATTTGAGCCACAACAGAATCAGTGGCTCTCTGCCCTCAAGTCTGAGCCAATTAACAAGATTGGAATTCTTGAAACTGGACGCCAATATGTTGGAAGGTGTTTTTGAAGCAGGAATACAAATGCTTCCTTCAATTAAAACGATAGGTCTCAGCAATAATTCAATCGAAGGAAGGATACCTTTTGAGTTTGGAGATGTTGCTAATGCACAGTTCTTGAATATCGATCTGTCTCAGAACTATCTTCGTGGTAGAGTTCCCGAATCTCTTTCGCATTTGGATGGAATCGATCTGTCCAACAATCGTTTAGAAGGTCGGATTCCACCAAACATCTGGCATAAATTTCCAAAGGAATCGTTCTTGGGAAATTCAAAGTTACGTCTTCCAAATGGATCCAGGATCACTCCAATTGCGATGGAGGAAGCCAAACATCCTCGAATACGAATAAGTTATGCTGTCATCGCTGTCATCGCTGTAGTGATACTATTTGGATGTGTGTTTTTGTTTTCATCAGGTTTCGTTCTAACCTTTTACTTGAGAAGAAAAGCAACCTCAGTCACACCCCATGATGACCAGAGACATGGAGACATATTCAAGATATGGAACTTCGATGGAAACATAGCCCATCAACACATCATCGAAGCGACATCAGACTTCGATTTCGGATACTGCATTGGAACTGGAGCTTATGGGAGCGTCTACAGAGCTCAACTGCCAACTGGAAAAGTCGTTGCTGTTAAAAAGCTTCACAGATTCGAAGGAGAAAATCCTAATTATGACATGTGTTTTAGGAATGAAGCCAAGCTTCTCTCTGAAATACGCCATCGCCATATTGTCAAGCTTTTCGGTTATTGCCTGCACAAACGGAGCATGTTCCTCATCTACGACTACATGGAAAGAGGAAGTCTGTTTTGTGTGTTGAAGGACGAGAACGAAGCCGTGGAGTTAGATTGGAAGAAGAGGGTAAATGTGGTGAATGGCATTGCAAATGCCCTATCATACATGCATCACGATTGCAGCCCTCCTATTGTGCACAGAGACATTTCGAGCAGCAACATACTCTTGGATTCACAGTTTGAAGGTTGTTTATCTGATTTCGGAACAGCTAGATTGCTGGATCCAGACTCATCCAATCAGACTCTACTAGTGGGAACTCGCGGCTATATTGCACCTG AGTTGGCCTTTACCATGGTGGTCACAGAAAAATGTGATGTGTACAGTTTCGGAGTTCTGGCACTGGAAATCATGTGTGGAGATCACCCAGGGGATTTTGTATCATCCATGACGATGATGAAGAGATCCACACAGTTTGCTCAAAACTTGACGGTGCAACAACTCTTGGATAAGAGACTAGCATCCCCAGATGAAGATGTAAGAGTGTCGAGGGAAATTGTTGGAGTGGTGAAAACAGCACTCAAATGCATAAGTTGTGATCCAAAGTCACGGCCGTCTATGAAGGAGGTGTCTCAGGAACTTGCTGCCAACCCACCACGCTTGACGATGCCCTTACGCTCCATCTCAATGCTGCAGCTAATGCATTCAGATTGA
- the LOC131008861 gene encoding two-component response regulator-like APRR1 isoform X2: MQYCPSLQSVALVLHSGIILNRICMTAVKSPRQVIDALNAEGPDIDIILAEVDLPMSKGLKMLKYITRDKELRRIPVIMMSAQDEVPLVVKCLKFGAADYLVKPLRTNELLNLWTHMWRRRRMLGLVEKNIISYDFDLVVSDHSDDANTNSTTLFSDDTDDKSRKSTNPEMCISTHQEDETATTTAAPIATVDETQRECKPDVPGISDRRTFEMRIGQILPFLKKSELKIGESSAFFTYVKASTSKNINHGFSSVPESTAQHVSFVENHILNGDVGSSIQGEKAQETLENPSPPDEQPSSNSAPESFVMDRSCTPPISVDISQQRNSKEFSQEHMHLGNDSPNDVTGCYNHTPYPYYVSGVMNQVPMSSASMYPKNLPDNHANSALIPQYNHAPQCPPHIPGMASYPYYPFGICLQPGQMPSPHPWPSFGNSTFSEVKLSKVDRREAALLKFRQKRKERCFDKKIRYVNRKKLAERRPRLRGQFVRKVNGVNVDLNGQPALTEDDEEEEEEYDEEDQTVTMELSHEDGASMCQ; the protein is encoded by the exons ATGCAGTACTGCCCATCTCTACAATCGGTTGCTTTAGTACTACATTCTGGAATAATTCTCAATCGTATCTGCA TGACTGCTGTAAAGTCGCCAAGACAAGTGATTGATGCACTGAATGCAGAGGGGCCTGATATAGATATTATTCTTGCTGAGGTTGACCTTCCAATGTCTAAAGGActaaaaatgttaaaatatatCACAAGGGACAAAGAGTTGCGACGAATACCAGTGATAA TGATGTCAGCTCAAGATGAGGTTCCTCTCGTTGTCAAGTGTCTCAAATTTGGAGCAGCTGACTATCTAGTGAAGCCATTACGTACAAATGAGCTGTTGAACTTGTGGACTCACatgtggagaagaaggagaatg CTGGGACTTGTGGAGAAGAACATCATAAGTTATGATTTTGATCTGGTGGTGTCAGACCACAGTGATGATGCTAACACCAATAGCACTACCTTATTTTCGGATGACACAGACGACAAGTCTCGAAAGAGTACTAACCCAGAGATGTGTATCTCAACTCACCAAGAAGATGAG ACAGCTACCACCACAGCTGCTCCTATAGCTACTGTAGATGAGACTCAACGGGAGTGTAAGCCTGACGTGCCAGGAATAAGTGACAGGCGTACATTTGAAATGAGGATAG GACAAATTTTACCGTTTTTAAAGAAGAGCGAATTGAAGATAGGTGAATCTTCTGCTTTTTTCACCTATGTCAAAGCCAGCACATCCAAAAATATCAACCATGGGTTTTCTTCTGTTCCTGAAAGTACAGCTCAACATGTGAGCTTCGTGGAGAATCACATACTGAATGGTGACGTGGGTTCGAGCATCCAAGGAGAAAAAGCTCAAGAGACCCTGGAAAACCCTTCACCACCAGATGAACAACCAAGCAGTAATAGTGCTCCTGAATCGTTTGTTATGGACAGGTCATGCACTCCTCCTATATCAGTTGACATATCTCAACAGAGGAACTCAAAGGAGTTCTCTCAGGAGCATATGCATTTAGGAAATGATTCTCCTAATGATGTGACTGGTTGTTATAACCATACCCCTTATCCTTATTACGTGTCTGGAGTAATGAATCAAGTGCCGATGTCATCAGCATCTATGTATCCCAAGAACCTACCCGACAACCATGCTAATTCTGCTTTAATTCCTCAATACAATCATGCTCCACAATGTCCTCCTCACATCCCAGGAATGGCATCTTATCCTTACTACCCGTTTGGCATATGCCTACAACCAGGTCAAATGCCTAGTCCACATCCATGGCCATCATTTGGAAATTCTACGTTCAGTGAAGTGAAGTTAAGTAAAGTCGACCGTAGAGAGGCAGCACTGCTGAAGTTTAGGCAAAAACGGAAGGAAAGGTGCTTTGACAAGAAGATCAGGTACGTGAATAGGAAAAAACTAGCAGAACGTAGACCTCGTCTAAGGGGCCAGTTTGTGAGGAAGGTAAATGGTGTTAACGTGGATCTTAATGGCCAACCTGCTCTAACCGAAGAtgatgaggaagaagaggaagagtATGATGAGGAAGATCAAACTGTTACTATGGAACTTTCACATGAGGATGGTGCTTCCATGTGCCAATAA